From Coturnix japonica isolate 7356 chromosome 3, Coturnix japonica 2.1, whole genome shotgun sequence, the proteins below share one genomic window:
- the SDE2 gene encoding replication stress response regulator SDE2: MALLVRDPLCSRARLRALPPGGGSVRGLRRDCAKSLNVPEECLYVKCNGRLADGGDALRDGAVYSLELRLCGGKGGFGSMLRALGAQIEKTTNREACRDLSGRRLRDVNHEKAMAEWVKQQAEREAEKEQRRLERLQRKLAEPKHQFTNPDYQQQCHEMAERLEDSVLKGLQASSSKVVSPETGSGRKRPGESGKKGTKYGKKRCFWLGLEGLDDTDSSDSDGSSEDDSPQTSDGSCPSGSRHHENAGNANECSSSSVDSVEHSPAASAAEEEAASQQPELTGIDLQAETRTGDQPEVPADESSEMTKVPLKEEAQQKSEVTQTLKEEEQENGSSKAQETNQLPSTDVEPIDLLAFSSAAEMEALGLEKLKMQLMALGLKCGGTLQERAARLFSVRGLSRDQIDPSLFAKPSKGKKGKS, encoded by the exons ATGGCGCTGCTGGTGCGGGACCCGCTGTGCTCACGGGCGCGGCTGCGGGCGCTGCCCCCCGGCGGCGGCTCGGTGCGCGGCCTGCGGCGGGACTGCGCCAAGAGCCTG AACGTTCCCGAAGAATGTTTGTACGTGAAGTGCAACGGGCGGCTGGCGGACGGAGGAGACGCGCTGCGGGATGGCGCCGTGTACAGCCTGGAGCTGCGGCTGTGCGGGGGGAAAGGAG GATTTGGATCTATGCTCCGAGCGCTCGGTGCTCAGATTGAAAAAACAACCAATAGAGAGGCTTGTCGGGACCTCAGTGGAAGGAGGCTGCGTGATGTCAATCATGAGAAAGC GATGGCCGAATGGGTGAAGCAACAAGCAGAACgggaagcagaaaaagagcaaaggcGCTTGGAAAGGCTGCAGCGGAAACTTGCGGAGCCAAAGCACCAATTTACAAACCCAGACTACCAGCAGCAGTGTCACGAAATGGCTGAACGGCTGGAAGATTCAGTTCTTAAAG gatTGCAGGCCTCGTCTAGCAAAGTAGTGTCACCAGAGACTGGCAGTGGGCGGAAGCGTCCGGGTGaatctggaaagaaaggaacaaaatatgGAAAGAAGAGATGTTTTTG GCTGGGGCTGGAAGGATTGGATGATACCGACAGTTCAGATTCTGATGGCAGCAGTGAAGATGATTCCCCTCAGACATCTGATGGAAGCTGTCCGTCGGGAAGCAGGCATCATGAGAATGCTGGAAATGCCAATGAATGTTCAAGCAGCTCTGTGGATTCAGTAGAGCACAGTccagctgccagtgctgctgaggaGGAGGCAGCATCGCAGCAGCCAGAGCTTACTGGAATAGATCTGCAGGCAGAGACCCGCACAGGTGACCAACCTGAAGTTCCAGCCgatgaaagcagtgaaatgaCAAAGGTACCTCTGAAGGAAGAGGCCCAACAAAAGAGTGAAGTAACTCAGactctgaaggaagaagagcaagaaaatggtTCTTCTAAGGCTCAGGAAACAAATCAATTACCGAGCACA gaTGTGGAACCAATCGACCTACTTGCTTTCAGCTCTGCCGCTGAAATGGAAGCGCTGGGGTTAGAGAAGCTGAAGATGCAATTGATGGCCTTAGGACTGAAATGTGGAGGCACTTTACAGGAGAGAGCAGCAAGGCTTTTCTCAGTGAGAGGTCTGTCAAGGGACCAGATTGATCCATCCTTATTTGCAAAACcttctaaagggaaaaaagggaaatcttAA
- the LEFTY1 gene encoding left-right determination factor 1: protein MRLAIKPLSHSAASECTAAPLTSLFLPVSHQQGRMEVSFTQMLYALCLAAMTGAFTQEGFKEAMLKQLGLSEVPKLHKRDLVDLVIPEHVKNKYISMLKRHRGKRRASPSLASILQGIPGNAEVFYSDPMRQNFIFDMEGRIPKNSEVTMAELKLFKKPLDRVNLPARQPHRPVSNARVSIYWVQRQHDGTNRTSLIDSRLVPIRESGWKNFDVTQAVHYWLRNKRQEPMVLQVWIEGERVGSYAAEVAKAVRFTSQDAGDRAVGRPELVLYTLDLEDYGGPGDCKDGMQAGKSTCCRQKHYINFRELSWTQYWVIEPAGYQAYSCRGGCLQLPSPLQRWGGRERVCAVAESSPLPIMYLVQRGNHTEIEATEFPNMIIEKCSCMADGAALL from the exons ATGAGGCTGGCTATAAAACCTCTGTCCCACTCCGCAGCCAGCGAGTGCACCGCAGCCCCGCTGACATCCCTGTTCCTCCCTGTGAGCCACCAGCAGGGCAGAATGGAGGTGAGCTTCACCCAGATGCTCTACGCTCTCTGTCTGGCTGCCATGACTGGTGCCTTCACCCAGGAAGGGTTCAAGGAAGCGATGCTGAAGCAGCTGGGGCTCTCCGAAGTCCCTAAGCTTCATAAGAGAGACCTGGTGGACCTGGTCATCCCTGAGCATGTGAAGAACAAGTACATCTCCATGCTGAAGCGGCACAGGGGGAAGCGTCGCGCCTCTCCCAGCCTGGCCAGCATCCTGCAGGGGATCCCCGGCAATGCAG AAGTCTTCTACTCTGACCCCATGCGCCAGAACTTCATCTTTGACATGGAGGGGAGGATACCAAAAAACAGCGAAGTGACAATGGCTGAACTGAAGCTTTTCAAGAAGCCCCTGGACAGGGTGAACCTGCCAGCCAGGCAGCCCCATCGGCCTGTCTCCAATGCCAGGGTCAGCATCTACTGGGTGCAGAGACAACACGACGGCACAAACAGGACCTCGCTGATCGACTCCCG GCTGGTTCCCATAAGAGAGTCGGGCTGGAAGAACTTTGACGTGACACAGGCTGTGCACTACTGGCTGCGGAACAAGAGGCAGGAGCCAATGGTCCTGCAGGTCTGGATCGAAGGGGAAAGGGTGGGCAGCTATGCTGCAGAGGTCGCCAAGGCGGTGCGCTTCACCTCGCAGGATGCTGGGGACAGAGCCGTGGGAAGACCCGAGCTGGTGCTCTACACCCTTGACTTGGAGGACTATGG TGGTCCTGGGGACTGCAAGGATGGGATGCAAGCAGGGAAGTCCACCTGCTGCCGGCAGAAGCACTACATCAACTTCCGTGAGCTCTCCTGGACACAGTACTGGGTCATCGAGCCGGCAGGATACCAGGCTTACAGCTGCCGGgggggctgcctgcagcttccCAGCCCACTGCAGCGCTGGGGGGGCAGGGAGCGTGTCTGTGCTGTGGCCGAGAGCTCCCCGCTCCCCATCATGTACCTGGTCCAGAGGGGCAACCACACCGAGATCGAGGCAACCGAGTTTCCCAACATGATCATTGAGAAGTGCAGCTGCATGGCAGATGGTGCAGCGCTTCTGTGA